A single Lysinibacter sp. HNR DNA region contains:
- a CDS encoding F0F1 ATP synthase subunit epsilon, with protein MSSLLTVSVVSADREVWTGEARQIIAKTVEGEIGILVGHEPILAILASGEVRVTAADGSLVTVDAADGFLSVDSNIVQVVAGRAVISA; from the coding sequence ATGTCATCGCTCCTGACCGTGAGCGTTGTCTCGGCAGACCGTGAGGTATGGACCGGTGAAGCGCGTCAGATCATTGCAAAGACAGTCGAGGGAGAGATCGGCATTCTTGTCGGTCACGAACCGATACTTGCGATCTTGGCGAGTGGAGAGGTTCGGGTGACAGCTGCCGACGGAAGTCTGGTGACCGTCGATGCGGCTGACGGGTTTCTGTCTGTTGATAGCAATATTGTGCAGGTTGTTGCGGGGCGCGCCGTGATTAGCGCCTAG
- a CDS encoding protein phosphatase 2C domain-containing protein has product MTEVGIGQTNFQVDAPDLNPREVTLSWCAVTDVGHRREINEDSYVTVPPVFAVADGMGGHSAGDIASAAVVRRLGEFSGSTTVTRDEINSALEQAVEDIEINAGDSDLGTGTTVTGVVLATHENSLVWDCFNIGDSRVYQYFEGALSQITTDHSVVQHLIDTGAISLHEAETHPHSNVITRAVGFNEAPIPDYIKLALVAGQRLLICSDGLTKELTDHGIEHFLGADQSPEEVANTLLDQALANSGRDNISIVVIDVVSAEYVNDDVYTQPIIL; this is encoded by the coding sequence ATGACCGAGGTAGGCATCGGCCAGACTAACTTTCAGGTAGACGCGCCCGATCTTAACCCCCGAGAGGTAACCCTCAGTTGGTGCGCGGTGACTGATGTGGGACACCGACGTGAGATCAACGAGGATAGCTACGTCACTGTACCCCCGGTTTTTGCTGTTGCGGATGGCATGGGGGGACACTCGGCGGGTGATATCGCTAGTGCAGCGGTTGTGCGGCGGCTGGGCGAATTCTCTGGTTCAACCACGGTTACACGGGACGAGATTAATTCCGCTTTGGAACAGGCGGTGGAAGACATCGAGATAAACGCGGGAGACAGCGATCTCGGAACGGGTACCACCGTTACCGGGGTAGTGCTTGCCACGCACGAGAATTCGCTTGTCTGGGACTGTTTTAATATTGGTGACTCTCGCGTTTATCAGTACTTCGAGGGTGCCCTCAGTCAAATCACTACTGACCACTCGGTTGTGCAGCACCTGATAGACACGGGTGCAATCAGCCTACATGAAGCTGAAACCCATCCGCACAGCAACGTGATTACGAGAGCGGTTGGATTTAACGAAGCGCCCATTCCTGATTACATAAAGCTTGCTCTTGTTGCCGGGCAGCGCCTTTTGATTTGTTCGGATGGACTTACCAAGGAACTTACCGATCACGGAATTGAACACTTTCTCGGTGCTGATCAGTCTCCCGAAGAGGTAGCAAATACCCTTCTCGACCAGGCACTCGCTAATAGCGGACGCGATAACATATCGATTGTTGTGATTGATGTGGTATCTGCTGAGTATGTTAACGATGATGTTTACACGCAACCGATAATTCTATAG
- a CDS encoding carbonic anhydrase family protein — translation MRLKLTPLIAITALSLVVSGCTGTPDSPDSTPSATDHADEWSYVGATGPDHWGNIHGECAITHDSTQSPIDITEENLVAGDSLSAPIFNYSPSSFRVENNGHTIQAAPHDLKQNSITLDGDTFYLQQFHLHNPGEHTLDGVQPDMELHLVHTNAQNKIAVVGVMLNGGAENAALEELFTTMPTSTTSKGDEIELVHPIDPNDLLPSDRRIARYTGSLTTPPCTEGILWNVFKAAGEVSAEQIDAFAAIFPDNHRPVQPLNDRQVTKVE, via the coding sequence ATGAGATTAAAACTAACCCCGTTGATCGCGATTACTGCACTTTCTCTGGTCGTCAGCGGATGCACGGGCACCCCCGATTCACCGGACAGCACCCCTTCTGCAACAGACCACGCAGATGAGTGGTCCTATGTCGGAGCCACCGGACCCGATCACTGGGGGAATATCCACGGCGAATGTGCAATCACACACGACAGCACCCAATCTCCCATTGATATAACAGAAGAAAACCTTGTTGCCGGCGACTCCCTCTCCGCTCCAATATTTAACTATTCACCCAGTTCTTTTCGTGTCGAAAACAACGGACACACTATTCAAGCTGCACCTCATGATCTGAAGCAAAACTCCATCACGCTAGACGGCGACACGTTTTACCTCCAGCAATTTCACCTGCACAATCCCGGAGAGCACACACTAGACGGTGTCCAACCGGATATGGAGCTACACCTGGTGCACACAAACGCTCAAAACAAAATAGCCGTTGTTGGAGTGATGCTCAACGGGGGTGCAGAAAATGCAGCTTTGGAAGAGTTGTTTACCACTATGCCCACAAGCACAACTTCCAAGGGTGACGAAATAGAGCTTGTTCACCCGATCGATCCCAACGATCTGCTCCCCAGCGACAGACGCATCGCCCGCTACACAGGGTCACTCACCACCCCTCCGTGCACCGAGGGAATCCTGTGGAACGTCTTTAAGGCCGCTGGCGAGGTATCAGCAGAACAAATCGATGCTTTTGCAGCGATTTTCCCCGATAACCATCGCCCGGTACAGCCACTCAACGACCGTCAGGTAACCAAAGTTGAGTAG
- the yaaA gene encoding peroxide stress protein YaaA, producing MKIILPPSETKVSGGTASSLSIEELSFPRLTHLRKQVLEAVTVLAEDHPESLRVLKLGPKQGSEVQRNRDLLTSPTMPAIERYTGVLFDAIGVSTLSPQQRQFLDSHVLIQSALFGIITANDHIPAYRLSHNSSVFGRGRPLKNLWRAESAKVFDDMEGMILDLRSGGYTTLAPLPRRDGVLSLTVVTRGSDGSLRALNHFNKRGKGEIVRSIVQLGEVFSQPQDLIAGLNGVGHEVSLLDPYTLQFITHRQ from the coding sequence ATGAAAATAATTCTGCCACCCTCTGAAACGAAGGTGAGCGGGGGGACGGCGAGTTCGCTCTCTATTGAGGAGCTTTCCTTCCCCCGCCTAACCCACCTCCGAAAACAGGTTCTTGAAGCTGTAACTGTTCTTGCAGAAGACCATCCTGAAAGCTTGAGGGTGCTCAAGCTTGGCCCCAAACAGGGGAGTGAGGTGCAGCGTAATCGTGACCTGCTGACCTCTCCCACGATGCCAGCCATTGAGCGTTATACGGGTGTTCTGTTTGACGCTATCGGTGTCTCTACTCTGAGTCCACAACAGCGTCAATTTCTAGACTCTCACGTGCTTATTCAATCCGCCCTTTTTGGAATCATCACTGCAAATGACCATATTCCCGCTTATCGTCTATCCCATAACTCTTCCGTATTCGGGCGTGGACGCCCGTTAAAAAACCTTTGGCGTGCTGAAAGTGCCAAAGTTTTTGATGATATGGAGGGCATGATTTTGGATCTGCGTTCGGGAGGTTACACTACTTTAGCTCCCCTCCCACGGCGGGATGGTGTGTTGTCCCTGACAGTGGTTACGCGGGGTTCTGATGGCTCACTCCGGGCGCTTAATCACTTTAATAAGAGGGGTAAGGGCGAAATCGTTCGGTCTATTGTCCAATTAGGTGAGGTTTTTTCTCAGCCGCAGGATCTGATTGCGGGCTTGAACGGTGTAGGACATGAGGTGTCCCTGCTCGACCCCTATACCCTGCAATTCATTACTCATCGACAGTAG
- a CDS encoding DUF5684 domain-containing protein: MFTLYDSPTFSRAETWGIFALFASFFLVILILAFAFYIITAIFTALLFTKAGVDGKWRAWVPIYNTMIMLKLGDINPWWWFIGFVPFGGSLVLAVFVVMSYYRINLKLGKSPVGFTILAALLPFIWLIIISVDKSRWNAAAVPAPGWSHSILADRVRFTGVPNQGYLAFR; this comes from the coding sequence GTGTTTACTCTCTACGACTCTCCAACGTTCTCAAGAGCAGAAACCTGGGGGATATTTGCATTATTTGCAAGCTTCTTCTTGGTAATCCTGATTTTGGCTTTTGCCTTCTACATAATCACCGCGATCTTTACGGCGCTTCTCTTCACCAAGGCCGGTGTAGATGGAAAGTGGCGTGCCTGGGTGCCTATCTATAACACCATGATCATGCTCAAGTTGGGTGATATTAATCCGTGGTGGTGGTTTATCGGCTTTGTGCCGTTTGGAGGAAGCCTGGTGCTGGCCGTCTTCGTCGTCATGAGCTACTATCGGATCAATCTTAAACTTGGGAAGTCTCCGGTGGGTTTTACCATTTTGGCCGCTTTGCTACCTTTCATTTGGCTGATTATTATTTCTGTTGATAAATCCCGCTGGAACGCAGCAGCGGTGCCCGCTCCAGGTTGGTCTCACTCTATACTCGCGGATCGGGTGCGATTCACGGGGGTTCCTAATCAGGGATATTTAGCGTTCCGATAA